The Flavobacteriales bacterium genome contains the following window.
AGGGCCCGTGCGAAGCGCGGCATGTTCGAAGGCGACATGGACCAGGGCGAATTGGAGATCGGGCAGGTAAGTGCTGCCATCGACGATATCCCCTCAGCCGCTGGCGTCATTGAGCGCATGATGACCGACTACCGGACCGGTCTGGACCATATGGCCGGTTTGTCACGCTTCCACGGATAACCGGCAACACGCCGACCTTTGCGCCCGTCTTGCTGGCAAGGATCAACCCGTCGATGCGTTCACCCAAGGTGCGTTCCCTGGCACTGGGCTTGGCCCTTTCCATCCTAACGACCGCCCGCGCGGTGGTTTTGGATCCACCCGTTCTGCATTGTGCCTCGGTGAACCTGATCGGCGATGTAACGCTCACATGGACCGCTCCGGCCGATCCCGGTGGCGACTTCCAGGAGTACCAGCTCTTCTACGACGGTGGCCTTGGCTTTTCGTTGTTGACCACCATCCCTGTTTACGGCACCACAACCTACTACCATGCCGGAGCCAATGCCGATGCCGGGCCGGTGTGCTACTACCTCACCACGGTCACCACTTCACCACCTCCGAATACTTCGATACCCAGCGATACCCTTTGCTCCATCTTCTTAACGGTGGCCCAAAGCGCCCCGCTCGGCAGCGCGGTGCTGGATTGGACGCATCCACATGTACCGCCGCTGGCTTCGGCGTCTGCCAACTACAGCATTTGGATGGAATACCCACAGGGCACATGGACCCAGGTGGGGTCGGTGGCCAATACCATCAACCATTATGAAGAGGTGATCGACATCTGCGACGACTCGCTCACCTTCCGCATCGGGCTGGTGGATGCGCTCGGCTGCGTGAGTTTCAGCAATCTGGCCGGCGACGAGTTCGCTGATGCCACACCGCCGTCAGTACCCGTGATGGAAACCGTGTCGGTCGATTCGGTCACTTGCCTTACCACGGTCACTTGGACCCCAAGCCCGGAGGCGGATACGGACGGCTACATCCTGGTCCTTGTCACCGGTGGGGGCAACATCGTGATCGATACTGTGTGGGGCGGAACGAGCGACACCTTCATCTGGCCATCGAGCACTCCGTGCGATGGCACCGAGAGCTGGACCGTTGCGGCTTTCGATACCTGCTATACCGGTAACCCGCCCAGTCCGAACACGAGCGCTACCGGGACTTCGCATACCACCGTTTTTGCGAGCATCGACTACAATGCCTGCGTTTCGGAGATCACGGTTGGTTGGACGCCGTACATCGGCTGGGATGTGGCTGGCTACCAGCTTTTCGCGCAAGAGAACGGAGGCCCATGGTTCCTGCTCAGCATCCACGGCCCGAACGAATTCAGTGCGGTGCACGAGAACGTTGACCCCTTCAAGACATACTGCCACGTGGTGAAGGCCAGCGAGTCCGGCGGAACGCGCACGACCCTCAGCAACAAGGTTTGCGTCACGACCACCTACCCCGGCCTCCCGGCATTCAACTACCTCAGCAACGCCACCGTTATGGCCCCGAACGAAGTGCTGGTGACGGATGAAGTGGATGTAACGGCAGAGGTGAAGAACTACCACCTGCAACGCAGCCAGAACGGGTTGCCGTTCGAAACCATCCGAACGGTGGGCGGTGGGGTAGGACCCTCACTTGCGTTCACCGACCTCGATGCAATGACCAGCGAACGCAGCTACCGTTACCGGGTGGTGGTGGAGGACAGCTGCGGCACCATCACGCTGATCAGCAACGAGGGCAACACGATATTCCTGACCGTGCGGGCCGATCTTGATGGTGTGAACCGGTTGCGGTGGAACGGCTATGCGGGCTGGGCCGGGGTGCCTTCGGGTTTCAACATTTACCGGAGCGTTGCTGGTGGTCCTTTCGCTTATCTGGCCAGCAACCCACCATCACAAGCCGACTACGAGGACGATGTCACCTCGTTCTTCGAAACGAACGGCCGCTTCTGCTATTACGTGGAGAGCATCGAGGCCGGGAACCCGAGCGGGGTGAACGCAGTGTCGGTCAGCAACGAAGCGTGTGCCGTGCAGGAGCAGCAGTTCTGGGTGCCGAATGCGTTCATCGCCGGCGGGATCAACGATACGTTCATCCCTGTAACGGCCTACACCGATTTGAGCGGTTACGAGTTCACCATTTTCAACCGCTGGGGCCAGGCCATCTGGACCACCAATGATCGTTTCCAAGCGTGGGACGGCCGCGTGGAAGGGCGATATGTGCCACAAGGGGTCTATGCGTGGTACTGCAGCTTCCGCGGTGGTGGTGGGCAGCAGTTCACCGAGCGTGGGACGGTAACATTCCTCTTCGCCGAGGAGTGATCCTTTTCCCTGTGGCCGGAAGCCATCACCGATCCTATCATCCCCGCGAGCGGGCTGCGCGAGCAGCGCGCCGCAGGGATCCCTTTCGCGGAGCGGAAGGAACTAAACATCCCGACGTGCCTTCGAGCACGGCGGGATGTTTAGTTTCGCGCATGGATCTGACCACTCCCGCAACGGGCAAACCCAAGGTTGCCCAGGCTGCCAACGGCAGCCCCTATGCACACAAGTTCATCGGCGAGGGCCTCACGTACGATGACGTGCTGCTCGTGCCTGCCTACAGCGAAGTTCTTCCGCGTTCAGTTGAGGTGCGCACCCTGTTCTCGCGCAACATCACCCTGAACGTTCCTATTGTCAGCG
Protein-coding sequences here:
- a CDS encoding gliding motility-associated C-terminal domain-containing protein; amino-acid sequence: MRSPKVRSLALGLALSILTTARAVVLDPPVLHCASVNLIGDVTLTWTAPADPGGDFQEYQLFYDGGLGFSLLTTIPVYGTTTYYHAGANADAGPVCYYLTTVTTSPPPNTSIPSDTLCSIFLTVAQSAPLGSAVLDWTHPHVPPLASASANYSIWMEYPQGTWTQVGSVANTINHYEEVIDICDDSLTFRIGLVDALGCVSFSNLAGDEFADATPPSVPVMETVSVDSVTCLTTVTWTPSPEADTDGYILVLVTGGGNIVIDTVWGGTSDTFIWPSSTPCDGTESWTVAAFDTCYTGNPPSPNTSATGTSHTTVFASIDYNACVSEITVGWTPYIGWDVAGYQLFAQENGGPWFLLSIHGPNEFSAVHENVDPFKTYCHVVKASESGGTRTTLSNKVCVTTTYPGLPAFNYLSNATVMAPNEVLVTDEVDVTAEVKNYHLQRSQNGLPFETIRTVGGGVGPSLAFTDLDAMTSERSYRYRVVVEDSCGTITLISNEGNTIFLTVRADLDGVNRLRWNGYAGWAGVPSGFNIYRSVAGGPFAYLASNPPSQADYEDDVTSFFETNGRFCYYVESIEAGNPSGVNAVSVSNEACAVQEQQFWVPNAFIAGGINDTFIPVTAYTDLSGYEFTIFNRWGQAIWTTNDRFQAWDGRVEGRYVPQGVYAWYCSFRGGGGQQFTERGTVTFLFAEE